The window GTCAACCTCTGGGGCGTGATCCACGGCTGCCGCGCCTTCGGCTCGCTGATGGCCGACCGCGGCCTGGGCGGGCACATCGTCAACCTCGCCTCGGCCGCCGCCTACCTGCCGTCCAAGGCGCTCACCGCCTACGCCACCAGCAAGGCGGCCGTGTTCATGCTCTCCGACTGCCTGCGCGCCGAACTGGCCGGGCACGGCATCGGCGTCTCGACCATCTGCCCCGGCATCGTCAACACCAACATCACCCGCACCTCCACCTTCTCCGCCACCAGCGCCGACCAGCAGGCGGCCAAGCAGGCCCGCGCCGCGAAGCTCTACGCCCGCCGGGGCTTCCCGCCGGAGAAGGTCGCCACCGCGATCCTGCACGCCGTCCGCACCGGCAAGCCGGTCGTCCCCGTCACCCCCGAGGCCAAGGCCGCCCGCTTCCTCAGCCGCCTCTCCCCGGGCCTGTTGCGCCTGGCGGCCCGCCTCAACGTGACCTGAGGGACCGGCCGGTGGGCCTGTGATATCGGGTAGGCTGGAAATCGATATCACAGGCCCAGCTCGCTCGGGAAGCCCGCCATGGCTCGCACCGTGATAGACGTCGACGACACGCTCCTCGCCGAGGCCGCGGAGATCTTCGGGACGACCACCAAGGTCGCCACGGTCAACGCGGCCCTGGAGGACGGGATCAAGCGCCGCAAGCGCGAGTCCTTCTTCACCTGGCTCTCCGAGGGCGGACTGCCCTACCTCACCGGCCAGGCGCACCCGGGTGAGTGAGCGCTTCCTGATCGACAAGTCGGCCTTCGCCCGGTACCCGAAACCTGCCGCACGCGCCGCGATCGAGCCGCTGCACAACGCCGGACTCCTCGCCGTCTGCGGGGCCGTCGAGCTGGAGGTCATGCACAGCGCCCGCTCGAAGGCCGATGCCGAGCGCATTCGCGAAGGAATGCGCGGCTTCGACTGGCTTCCGACGCCGGACGAGGTCTGGGACCGGGCGATCGAGGTGCGGGCACGACCGACGGCCGCCGGCAACTGGCGGGCCCTGTCGGTCGCGGACCTCGTCATCGCCGCCACGGCCGAGCGTCACGGCGCGACCGTCCTGCACTACGACGGTGACTACGACATGATCGCCGCCGTGACCGGTCAGTCCACCCGCTGGGTCGTTCCGCCGGGTACGGCCGACTGACCCGCCCCCCGCGGCGCCGGGAGCCTGCCGCGTGCGCTCGTACGTCGTCGCGGGTGGCCGCATCGACGGGCCGGCGGCGAAGACATGATGCCGCCGCCCGACGGCACGGCGCGGTAAGTCCCGGATTCCCGGGGCAGCATCCATGGTGTCGGAGGAAGCACGAGCGAAGGACGGGACATGGCGCAGCCGCTCACGGGCAAGGTCGCCCTGGTCGCCGGGGCGACCCGGGGGGCCGGGCGGGGGATCGCGGTGCAGCTGGGGGCCGCCGGGGCGACGGTCTACGCGACCGGGCGCAGTGCCGGCGGGCACCGCTCGGAGTACGGGCGGGCGGAGACCCTGGAGGAGACGGCGGCACTGGTCACCGCGGCCGGCGGCCGGGGGATCGCGGTCCGCGCGGACCACCTCGTCCCCGCCGAGGTCGAGGCCGTGGCGCGGCGGATCGAGGCCGAGCAGGGCGGGCTCGACGTCCTGGTCAACGACATCTGGGGCGGCGAGAACCTCTTCGAGTGGGAGAGCCCGGTCTGGGAGCACGACCTGGACAACGGGCTGCGCCTGCTGCGCCTGGCCGTCGAGACGCACGTGATCACCAATCACCACCTGCTGCCGCTGCTGCTGAGCCGCCCGGGCGGTCTGGTGGTGGAGATGACCGACGGCACCGCCGACTACAACGCCACCCGTTACCGGAACTCGCTCTGCTACGACCTCGCCAAGTCCTCGGTGCTGCGGATGGCCTTCGCGCTGGGCCACGAGCTGGCCCCGCGCGGGGCGACGGCGGTCGCGCTGACCCCCGGCTGGCTGCGCTCCGAGATGATGCTGGAGCACTTCGGCGTCACCGAGGAGAACTGGCGCGACGCGACCGCGAAGCAGCCCGGCTTCGGCGTCTCGGAGTCGCCCGGCTACGTCGGCCGCGCCGTGGTGGCGCTGGCCTGCGACCCCGGGGTGGCGCGCTTCAACGGCAGCTCGCTCTCCAGCGGCGCCCTGGCGAAGGAGTACGGCTTCACCGACCTGGACGGCAGCCGCCCGGACGCCTGGCGCTACCTGGTCGACCAGGAGACGGCGGACGGCCCGCTGGACCCGGCCGGCTACCGCTGAGCGAGGCCGCGGGGCGCGGCCGGGCGCGCCGTGGCCGCTCCGGGCCGGGCATTTGGTACCCAGGAGTTCCATCACCCAGCGGAAGCGAGGGAACCCCCATGGCCACCGGCACCGTGCAGTCCTACCACGCCGACCACGGCTACGGCCTGATCACCCCCGACGAGGACGGCCCCGCCCTCTACGTCTACTTCGACTCGATCCTGGCCGAGGGCGACCGCGTCCTCACCGAGGGGCGGCGGGTGGAGTACCAGCCGATGGAGCAGGAGGGGCGCTGGGTGGCCGAGCGGGTGCGCCCGCTCTGACCCGCGGTCGGCCCGCCCCGGCCGGCCGAGGCCCTACGATCAAGGCCCATGGAGATGACGACCGCCCTGTGGTCCTTCGCCCTCGTGGTGGGACTGCTCACGCTCACGCCCGGGATCGACACCGCGCTGGTGCTGCGCACCTCCGCCCTGGGGGAGCGCCGGCAGGCCTGGGGCGTGGTGCTCGGCATCCAGACCGGGACCCTGATCTGGGGCACCCTCACCTCGGCCGGGGTGACCGCCCTGCTGACCGCCTCCCACCTGGCGTACGAGGTCCTGCGCTGGACCGGCGCCGCGTACCTGGTCTGGATGGGGATCGGCCTGCTGCGCAACCGGGGTGGCGGGGCCGAACCGGAGCGGCTGCCGACCGGCGGCGGGGTCCGGTCCGGGTGGCGGCGCGGCACGCTCACCAATCTGCTCAATCCCAAGGTCGGCGTCTTCTACGTCGCCGTGCTGCCGCAGTTCATCCCCGCGGGGGCCCCGCACTTCGCCGCCGGGGTGGCCCTGACCTGCGTCCACGTCGTGGAGGGCCTGCTCTGGTCGGCCGTGCTGGTGGGCTTCGCCAGGGCGGTGCGCGGCTGGCTGAGCCGGCCCGCCGCGCGCCGGCTGCTGGACCGGGTGACGGGTGCGGTGGTGGTGGGCTTCGGGGTGCGGCTGGCGCTCTCGGAGTAGCCCGCCCGGCGCGCTGCCCGACGTCACCCGGGTGGTGGCGCCGGATGGCCGGGCGGGCGGGGGCGGGGCTGCATGGGAGGCGACGGAGCCCATCCGACGGGAGCAGCGCATGGCCATCATCGTGATGTTCGAATTCCCCGGTACCACCCGGGACCAGTACGAGGAGGCGGTGGACCGGCTGACCGGCGGCACCGGGCTGAACGCGCCCTCGGACTGGCCGGTGCGCGGGCTGGTCCTGCACGTGTCCGGTCCGACGCCGGGCGGCGGCTGGCACGTCACCGAAGTGTGGGAGTCCCGGGAGGCCTTCGAGCACTTCTCGGCGGTGCTGCTGCCGATCCTCCAGGAGGTCGGCATCCCGGCCGCACCGCCGCTGATCCGCGAGGTCCACGACGTCGTGCGGTGACGGCGGGGCCGGGCCGCGCCGCGGTCAGGCCGCGTGGGACCGCGCGTCCCCGGTGGCCGGACCGGCCGCCCGCGCCAGGTCGTGGTGGATCGGCCCCTCGCCGCGGCTCAACGGCAGGCAGCTGCCGCCGCGCCGGTGGGCGACGATCTCGGCGGCGACCGAGACGGCGGTCTCCTCGGGGGTCCGGGCACCGAGGTCCAGGCCGATCGGCGAGCGCAGCCGGCCGATCTCGGCGTCGGTCAGGCCGACCTCGCGCAGCCGGGTGTCGCGGTCCCGGTGGGTGCGGCGCGAGCCCATCGCGCCGATGTAGCCGACCGGCAGCCGCAGCGCGCGCTCCAGCAGCGGGATGTCGAACTTGGCGTCGTGGGTGAGGACGCAGAGCACCGTCCGCCCGTCGATCCGGTCCAGCTGGGAGTCCAGGTAGCGGTGCGGCCAGTCGACCACCACCTGGTCGGCGTCGGGGAAGCGCCGCTCGGTGGCGAAGACCGGCCGGGCGTCGCAGACGGTGACGTGGTAGCCGAGGAACTTGCCGATCCGCACCACGGCGGCGGCGAAGTCGATCGCCCCGAAGACGATCATCCGCGGCGCGGGGACGTAGGACTCGACGAAGAAGGTGACGGTCCCCTGCTCCCGGTCGTCGCAGGGGCGTCCGTCGAGGCCGAGGACCAGTCGGCCGGTGCGCCCGGCGTCCAGCATGGCGCGGGCCTCGGCGACCACGGCGCGCTCCAGCGGGGCCACGGTGGTGGGCGCGGGGGAGAGGGCCCCGTGGTGGGTGTCGGCGGTGACGGCGACGGTGGCGCCGACCAGCGCGCCGGGGCCGTCGATCACCCGGGCCAGGGCGACCGGGGTGCCGGAGGCGAGGTAGGTGATGCCGGCGTCGAGTGCGGGGTCGGTGCCGGGGACGACCGGCTGGACGAAGACGTCCAGCACGCCACCGCAGGTCAGGCCGACCGCGAAGGCGTCCTCGTCGCTGTAGCCGAAGCGTTCCAGCACCGGCCGGCCGGACTCGATGGCGGCCTGGCAGAGCTCGTAGACGGCTCCCTCGACGCAGCCGCCGGAGACGCTGCCGATCGCCTCGCCGGCCGCGTCGACGGCGAGCGCGGCACCCGGGTCGCGCGGCGCGCTGCCGGAGACCCCGACCACCGTGGCCACGGCGAAGGAACGCCCGGACGCGTGCCAGGCCTGCAGCTGCTCGGCGATGTCGTGCATGTCGGGGAGCTCCTTAACATCTCGGAAGACGGAACGGGAGGTGCCGCCGTACGGGAAACGATTCCCGTACGGCGGCGGTGCTGCTAGTGGACGCCCAGCCAGGACTTGATCGGAGTGAGCGCGAAGTAGACCACGAACACGCCGGTGAGGATCCACATCAGCGGGCCGGGCTCGCGCCACTTGCCGGTGCCGGCCTTGATGACGGTGTACGAGATGACGCCCGCGGCGACACCGGCGGTGATGCTGTAGGTGAACGGCATCAGGGTGCAGGTGAGGAAGGCCGGGATGGCGACCTCGCGGTCCGACCAGTCGATGTGCCGGGCCTGGCTCATCATCATCGAGCCGATGACGACCAGGGCCGCGGAGGCGACCTCGGTGGGGACGATCGCGGCGAGCGGCGAGAAGAACAGCATGAGGGCGAACACGCCGCCGGTGACGGTCGAGGCGAGGCCGGTCCGGGCGCCGTCGCCGACGCCGGTGGCCGACTCGACGAACACGGTCTGGCCGGAGGAGCCCGCGACACCGCCGATGGCACCGCCGGCGCCGTCGATGAACAGCGCCTTGGACAGGCCGGGCATCCGGCCCTGCTTGTCGGCAAGGCCCGCCTCGGTGCCGACGCCGATGATGGTGGCCATCGCGTCGAAGAAGCCGGCCAGGACCAGGGTGAAGACGGCGACCGAGGCGCTGATCGCGCCGAGGCCGTGGCTGCCGAAGGCCCCGAAGACGTCGATGTGACCGAAGAGGCCGAAGTCGGGTGCGGAGACCGGGCCGCCGCTCGGCCACACCGGGGCGGAGCTGACCCAGGTCTTCGCCGGGAGGTCGGCGACCGCGTTGATGACGAAGGCCACCACGGTGCCGCCGGCGATGCCGATCAGGATCGCGCCGCGGACGTTGCGGGCCAGCAGGACGAAGATCGTCAGCACCGTGAGGCAGAAGACCAGCACGGGCCAGCCGGCGAGTTCGCCGAAGGGGCCGAGCGCGAGCGGGGTGGGACCGCCGGTGTGCACGAAGCCGGCCTTGACCAGGCCGATCAGCGAGACGAAGAGGCCGATGCCGATGGTGATGGCGTGCTTGAGCGGCAGGGGGATGCCGTTCATGATCTTCTCGCGCAGTCCGGAGACCACCAGCAGGACGATCAGCAGGCCGTAGACGACGCAGAGGCCCATCGCCTGGGGCCAGGTGGTGTGCGGTACCACCAGGGCGGATATCACGCCGGAGACGGAGAGGCCGGCGGCGACCGCGAGGGGGACGTTGCCGACCACGCCCATCAGGATCGTGGTGACGGCGGCGGCGAGCGCGGTGGCGGTCGTGAGCTGGGCGTGGTCCAGCTTGAGGCCGTTGACGTCGGCGCCGCTCAGGATGATCGGGTTGAGCAGGACGATGTAGGCCATCGCCATGAAGGTGGTGAGGCCACCGCGGATCTCGTTGCCGAAGGTCGATCCCCGGGCCGTGATCTTGAAGTACGCGTCCATGGCGTTCTTCGGCGGTGCGACCGGGGCCGACGTGGGGGTGTCGTCCTCGGTGGGTCTGTCTTCAGTGGTGCCGGGCTCCGTGGGGATCCTGGTCATGTCCACTCCCAAGTGTCAAAGGGGGTTGGGGTGGGCGAGCCGACCTGACAGCCAGTCAACGAAGTTGGCACAGGGGGACGATTCGACTCACTGGGCGCACTCTGTGGCAGTGCTGCGGTGCAGTGCGTTCCACCGGCCGTCGGCCGGGGGTGGGTGGTGCGCACCGCTGCAGAACCCCGGCGTGGGAGAGGCAGCGGGAGGATGCGTTCGCTTTGCTTCGGCTGGTGCATGTGTGGTGCCCGTACTTCGGGGTGGAACTGCCCCGGGGCGGCGGGGAAGACGGTCGCCGCCCCGGGGAGGTGTGGGGGAGACCCGGTGGCTACTTCGGTCCGGGGGCCTCGGTGGTCAGGTGCTCGGGCCGGACGGGGATCCGGTTGAGCGCCAGACCGGTGGCGTTGCGGATGGCGGCCACGATCGACGGCGTCGCGGAGACGGTCGGGGCCTCGCCCACCCCGCGCAGCCCGTACGGGGCGTGCGGGTCGGGGAGTTCGAGGATCTCCACCGGGATCGGCGGGGTGTCCAGGATGGTGGGGATCAGGTAGTCGGTGAAGGACGCGTTGCGGACCTTCCCGTCCTTGACGATGATCTCCTCCATCACGGCCAGGCCGAGCGCCTGGGTGCAGCCGCCCTGGATCTGGCCCACCACCGAGAGCGGGTTGAGCGCCTTGCCGACGTCCTGGACGGCGGTCAGCTCGACCACCTTGACCAGGCCCAGCTCGATGTCCACGTCGACCACCGCGCGGTTGGCGCAGAAGGTGTACTGGACGTGGCCGAAGCCCTGCCCGGTCTCCTTGTCGAACGGGACGGTCGGGCGGTGGTGGTGCTCGCGGGTGAGGTCGATCGCCTCGTCGCCGAGCAGGTCGACCATGGAGACCAGGGCGCCCGTCGACGGCGAGACCACCTTGCCGCCGGTCAGCGTCAGGTCGTGCTGGGTCCAGCCGTAGCGCCGGCGGCCCTTCTCGATCAGCGCCTGCTTGACGGCCTCGGCGGCGAGCTTCACCGCACCGCCCGTCATGTAGGTCTGCCGGGAGGCCGAGGTCGAACCGGCCGAGCCGACCTCGGTGTTGGCCGGGTGGATGGTGACCTGCTCGACGCCCAGCTCGGTGCGCGCGATCTGGGCGTGCACGGTGACGCCGCCCTGGCCGACCTCGGCCATCGCGGTGTGCACCATGGCGACCGGCTCGCCGCCGATCACCTCCAGGCGCACCCGGGCGGTGGAGTAGTCGTCGAAGCCCTCGGAGAAGCCGACGTTCTTGATGCCGACCGAGTAGCCGACGCCGCGCACGATGCCCTCGCCGTGCGAGGTGTTGGAGAGCGCGCCGGGCAGCTGGCGGACGTCCAGGTGCTCGGTGTCCAGCGGCGGCGGGAGCGGCATGTCCT of the Kitasatospora sp. NBC_01246 genome contains:
- a CDS encoding LysE family translocator, with product MEMTTALWSFALVVGLLTLTPGIDTALVLRTSALGERRQAWGVVLGIQTGTLIWGTLTSAGVTALLTASHLAYEVLRWTGAAYLVWMGIGLLRNRGGGAEPERLPTGGGVRSGWRRGTLTNLLNPKVGVFYVAVLPQFIPAGAPHFAAGVALTCVHVVEGLLWSAVLVGFARAVRGWLSRPAARRLLDRVTGAVVVGFGVRLALSE
- a CDS encoding NCS2 family permease: MTRIPTEPGTTEDRPTEDDTPTSAPVAPPKNAMDAYFKITARGSTFGNEIRGGLTTFMAMAYIVLLNPIILSGADVNGLKLDHAQLTTATALAAAVTTILMGVVGNVPLAVAAGLSVSGVISALVVPHTTWPQAMGLCVVYGLLIVLLVVSGLREKIMNGIPLPLKHAITIGIGLFVSLIGLVKAGFVHTGGPTPLALGPFGELAGWPVLVFCLTVLTIFVLLARNVRGAILIGIAGGTVVAFVINAVADLPAKTWVSSAPVWPSGGPVSAPDFGLFGHIDVFGAFGSHGLGAISASVAVFTLVLAGFFDAMATIIGVGTEAGLADKQGRMPGLSKALFIDGAGGAIGGVAGSSGQTVFVESATGVGDGARTGLASTVTGGVFALMLFFSPLAAIVPTEVASAALVVIGSMMMSQARHIDWSDREVAIPAFLTCTLMPFTYSITAGVAAGVISYTVIKAGTGKWREPGPLMWILTGVFVVYFALTPIKSWLGVH
- a CDS encoding PIN domain nuclease, which encodes MSERFLIDKSAFARYPKPAARAAIEPLHNAGLLAVCGAVELEVMHSARSKADAERIREGMRGFDWLPTPDEVWDRAIEVRARPTAAGNWRALSVADLVIAATAERHGATVLHYDGDYDMIAAVTGQSTRWVVPPGTAD
- a CDS encoding SDR family oxidoreductase, which produces MAQPLTGKVALVAGATRGAGRGIAVQLGAAGATVYATGRSAGGHRSEYGRAETLEETAALVTAAGGRGIAVRADHLVPAEVEAVARRIEAEQGGLDVLVNDIWGGENLFEWESPVWEHDLDNGLRLLRLAVETHVITNHHLLPLLLSRPGGLVVEMTDGTADYNATRYRNSLCYDLAKSSVLRMAFALGHELAPRGATAVALTPGWLRSEMMLEHFGVTEENWRDATAKQPGFGVSESPGYVGRAVVALACDPGVARFNGSSLSSGALAKEYGFTDLDGSRPDAWRYLVDQETADGPLDPAGYR
- a CDS encoding type II toxin-antitoxin system VapB family antitoxin, with product MARTVIDVDDTLLAEAAEIFGTTTKVATVNAALEDGIKRRKRESFFTWLSEGGLPYLTGQAHPGE
- a CDS encoding cold-shock protein; translated protein: MATGTVQSYHADHGYGLITPDEDGPALYVYFDSILAEGDRVLTEGRRVEYQPMEQEGRWVAERVRPL
- a CDS encoding XdhC family protein, with the translated sequence MHDIAEQLQAWHASGRSFAVATVVGVSGSAPRDPGAALAVDAAGEAIGSVSGGCVEGAVYELCQAAIESGRPVLERFGYSDEDAFAVGLTCGGVLDVFVQPVVPGTDPALDAGITYLASGTPVALARVIDGPGALVGATVAVTADTHHGALSPAPTTVAPLERAVVAEARAMLDAGRTGRLVLGLDGRPCDDREQGTVTFFVESYVPAPRMIVFGAIDFAAAVVRIGKFLGYHVTVCDARPVFATERRFPDADQVVVDWPHRYLDSQLDRIDGRTVLCVLTHDAKFDIPLLERALRLPVGYIGAMGSRRTHRDRDTRLREVGLTDAEIGRLRSPIGLDLGARTPEETAVSVAAEIVAHRRGGSCLPLSRGEGPIHHDLARAAGPATGDARSHAA